The Lycium barbarum isolate Lr01 chromosome 12, ASM1917538v2, whole genome shotgun sequence genome includes a region encoding these proteins:
- the LOC132623454 gene encoding probable galacturonosyltransferase-like 1, producing the protein MQKLGNFKLRPLLISLLWTIYFAAHIGAIKIKNSFNFKEAPKFYNSPTCPSLHYYSSTDTNITTTTNEICFENAVNVAMTLDAHYLRGSMAAILSVLQHSSCPENVIFHFVASSSADTNYLNQTLASSFPYLHFTIYPFQDSAVAGLISTSIRAALDCPLNYARNYLADLLPGCIQKVVYLDSDLVLVDDIAKLAATPLGEKTVLAAPEYCNANFTTYFTPTFWSNPSLSLTFSNRKPCYFNTGVMVIDLERWRTGDYTTKIVEWMELQKRMRIYELGSLPPFLLVFAGNIAPVDHKWNQHGLGGDNFRGLCRDLHPGPVSLLHWSGKGKPWVRLDASRPCPLDALWAPYDLLQTPYVLES; encoded by the exons ATGCAAAAACTTGGAAATTTCAAGTTGAGGCCCCTCCTTATTTCTCTTTTATGGACCATCTACTTTGCTGCACACATTGGCGCTATCAAGATCAAGAACAGCTTCAATTTCAAAGAAGCCCCAAAATTCTACAACTCCCCAACATGTCCTTCTCTTCACTACTACTCCTCCACCGACACAAATATTACTACTACCACTAATGAAATTTGCTTTGAAAATGCAGTAAATGTAGCCATGACCCTTGATGCACATTATCTCCGAGGTTCAATGGCTGCGATTCTTTCTGTTCTTCAACATTCTTCTTGCCCTGAAAATGTTATTTTTCACTTTGTGGCTTCTTCATCTGCCGACACTAATTATTTAAATCAAACGCTTGCTAGTTCATTCCCTTATCTTCATTTCACCATTTATCCTTTCCAAGATTCAGCTGTGGCTGGCTTGATTTCCACGTCGATTCGTGCTGCTTTGGACTGTCCTCTAAATTATGCTCGAAATTACCTCGCTGATCTTCTTCCTGGATGTATCCAAAAG GTTGTGTACCTGGATTCAGATCTTGTTCTTGTAGATGACATTGCCAAGCTGGCAGCAACACCTCTAGGTGAAAAAACAGTGCTAGCAGCACCAGAATACTGCAACGCAAATTTCACTACTTATTTCACCCCTACTTTCTGGTCAAACCCTTCTCTTTCTTTGACTTTCTCGAACCGAAAGCCTTGTTATTTCAACACGGGTGTTATGGTAATTGATCTTGAAAGATGGAGAACTGGAGATTATACGACAAAGATTGTAGAATGGATGGAACTTCAGAAGAGAATGAGGATTTATGAATTGGGTTCATTGCCAccttttttgcttgtttttgcTGGAAATATAGCTCCTGTTGATCATAAGTGGAACCAACATGGTCTTGGTGGAGATAATTTTCGAGGACTATGTAGGGATTTGCACCCTGGTCCGGTCAGCCTATTGCATTGGAGCGGGAAAGGGAAGCCGTGGGTTCGACTCGATGCGAGCCGGCCTTGCCCGTTAGATGCCCTGTGGGCACCTTATGATCTGTTGCAAACACCTtatgttcttgaat